In bacterium, the following proteins share a genomic window:
- a CDS encoding phosphoglycerate kinase, which translates to MSKLSLRDIEIKDKKVLMRVDFNVPLDGNCNITDDTRIKAALPSIKYLIENKAKLILVSHLGRPKGKVDEKMRLTPVGIRLEELLGIKVKKADDCIGSEVEKEVNNLKEGEVLLLENTRFHEEEEKNDANFSQSMAKLADIYVNDAFGTAHRAHASTVGVAMFINKAACGFLMEKEIKALSKLTENPARPFTLIMGGAKLADKIPVMESLIDKIDTLLLGGGVAYTFCKAKNWTVGNSLVDESKIDVAKEIITKMRKARAELHTPLDHVIVQEISEDAQTIITERGAVPAGWIGVDIGPQAIEEYKTEIGLSKTVFWNGPVGIFEIDKFAKGTIAIAKALAKVDAYTVIGGGDSIAAVNKAGVADKISHISTGGGASLEYLAGIELPGIAALTDK; encoded by the coding sequence ATGAGCAAGTTATCTTTAAGAGATATAGAAATCAAAGATAAGAAAGTTTTAATGAGGGTGGATTTTAATGTTCCTTTGGATGGTAACTGTAATATAACGGATGATACTCGCATAAAAGCAGCTTTGCCGAGTATTAAGTATTTAATAGAAAATAAAGCTAAGTTAATACTTGTTTCTCATCTTGGACGACCAAAAGGAAAAGTAGATGAAAAGATGAGATTAACTCCCGTAGGCATAAGGCTGGAGGAGTTATTAGGTATAAAAGTTAAAAAAGCGGATGACTGTATTGGTTCTGAGGTTGAAAAAGAAGTAAATAATTTAAAGGAAGGAGAAGTATTGCTTCTTGAAAATACGCGTTTTCATGAGGAAGAAGAAAAAAACGATGCAAACTTCTCTCAGTCTATGGCAAAACTGGCAGATATTTATGTTAATGATGCTTTTGGAACTGCTCATCGCGCACACGCCTCAACAGTCGGAGTGGCAATGTTTATTAATAAGGCTGCATGCGGCTTTCTGATGGAAAAAGAGATAAAAGCTTTGAGTAAGTTAACAGAGAATCCTGCGAGGCCTTTTACTCTTATTATGGGTGGGGCTAAACTTGCTGACAAAATACCGGTTATGGAAAGCCTTATTGATAAAATAGATACTTTGCTGCTCGGAGGCGGGGTAGCATACACTTTTTGCAAGGCAAAAAACTGGACAGTTGGAAACTCTCTTGTAGATGAAAGCAAAATAGACGTTGCAAAAGAAATAATAACAAAAATGCGTAAAGCACGTGCAGAATTACACACTCCTTTAGACCATGTAATAGTTCAGGAAATCTCTGAAGATGCTCAAACAATAATAACTGAAAGAGGAGCAGTTCCCGCAGGCTGGATAGGGGTTGATATAGGACCTCAGGCAATCGAAGAGTACAAAACTGAGATTGGGCTTTCAAAAACTGTTTTTTGGAATGGGCCGGTGGGCATTTTTGAGATAGATAAATTTGCAAAGGGCACTATTGCTATCGCAAAAGCGCTTGCTAAAGTAGACGCATATACTGTCATTGGAGGAGGAGATTCCATAGCAGCTGTAAATAAGGCAGGTGTGGCAGATAAGATCAGCCATATATCTACAGGCGGAGGCGCATCTCTTGAATATCTTGCAGGCATTGAGCTGCCGGGCATTGCTGCATTAACGGATAAATAA
- the gap gene encoding type I glyceraldehyde-3-phosphate dehydrogenase — MATKVGINGFGRIGRLVLKAGLRSNELEFVAVNDLTDAKTLAHLFKYDSTFGIFNGTVEAKNDAIIINGKEIKVIAQKDPSQLPWKEMGVDIVIESTGRFTDKSQAIAHIQAGAKKVIISAPAKNEDITIVLGVNEDKYDPSSHHIISNASCTTNCLAPVAKVLMDNFGITKGMMTTIHSYTNDQVILDFPHKDLRRARSAAVSMIPTTTGAAKAVALVIPELKGKVDGMAIRVPTPNVSLVDLVANTEKKTSAEEVNAALKNAAENELSKYLEYCDEPLVSKDFNGNSKSSIVDALCTKVIDGNMVKVLAWYDNEWGYSNRVVDLAEYIISRQ, encoded by the coding sequence ATGGCAACAAAGGTTGGAATCAATGGATTTGGAAGGATTGGAAGATTGGTTTTAAAGGCAGGTTTAAGATCAAATGAACTGGAATTTGTAGCGGTAAATGACCTTACAGATGCAAAAACATTAGCGCATCTTTTTAAATATGATTCCACTTTTGGAATATTTAACGGGACTGTGGAAGCTAAAAACGATGCAATAATTATTAATGGTAAAGAAATAAAAGTTATTGCTCAGAAAGACCCGTCTCAGTTGCCATGGAAAGAGATGGGCGTGGACATTGTTATTGAATCAACAGGAAGGTTCACGGACAAGTCGCAAGCAATTGCTCACATTCAGGCAGGAGCAAAGAAAGTAATTATATCAGCTCCTGCAAAGAATGAGGATATAACAATTGTATTGGGAGTAAATGAGGATAAATACGATCCTTCTTCACATCATATTATTTCAAACGCCTCTTGCACTACAAACTGTTTGGCTCCTGTCGCAAAAGTTTTGATGGATAATTTTGGTATAACAAAGGGGATGATGACAACAATTCATTCATATACAAATGATCAGGTTATACTTGATTTCCCGCATAAGGATTTAAGAAGAGCGAGGTCAGCGGCTGTATCAATGATCCCAACAACAACAGGAGCTGCAAAAGCTGTTGCGCTCGTTATCCCTGAATTAAAAGGCAAAGTGGACGGAATGGCTATCAGGGTCCCAACGCCAAATGTCTCTCTGGTTGATCTTGTTGCGAATACGGAGAAAAAAACAAGTGCAGAAGAGGTAAATGCCGCTTTAAAGAATGCGGCAGAGAATGAGTTGAGCAAATATCTCGAATACTGCGATGAACCTTTAGTATCAAAGGATTTTAATGGAAACAGCAAATCATCAATTGTAGACGCGTTGTGTACAAAGGTTATAGATGGCAACATGGTTAAAGTTCTTGCATGGTACGATAATGAATGGGGTTATTCAAACAGAGTTGTTGATTTAGCTGAATATATAATTTCAAGGCAGTAA